Proteins co-encoded in one Clostridia bacterium genomic window:
- a CDS encoding DUF3794 domain-containing protein — MNFQNESIKNLKSKSKTNQSQNFDWDIIVPDSKPDIKSIITTDGVVSITGKEIMQDRAVINGNVKLTILYVSSTEPECVKSIENIKSFNYVLELQDLRQNMILNLYTDIVKISSEILNSRKINVACMLEFFATAYNEEETDFISKIEEDDIKFYTKEISTLKLIDCFEKKISLNENIEVPSGKMSITEILKIKPELSNKEFKLMNNKFALRTNLEFLTMYRSGDDLEEIECINLGIPVNEIIDCDCIKEDLLSDFDVEVCNLNYILKENSDNEKRIIQVCCDLLVCGKIYEMMTIRPIVDAYSLTNNLKLEKAPYDYDLILCDTSGQFSTKDSFTLKSKGDIQKILFLDIKPEIKKLTNINQIAGIKGDIHVTVLYMSTDNKMYFEKAMLNMEQNIPLNDKTENSVCDLKLLLDSHSYNILSDNVIELRINFNYRITAKKSISQEIIKNIDIEEASGQSMGQGIKVFFCSGDEKLWDIAKKYKTTVDDILIVNNMENCNEVKKGMKLLIP; from the coding sequence ATGAATTTTCAAAATGAAAGTATAAAGAATTTGAAAAGTAAGTCCAAAACTAACCAGAGCCAGAATTTTGATTGGGATATTATAGTTCCCGATTCCAAACCGGATATTAAATCTATAATTACAACTGACGGGGTTGTAAGTATTACAGGTAAGGAAATAATGCAGGACAGGGCAGTGATTAACGGAAATGTTAAACTCACAATTTTATATGTATCTTCAACAGAGCCTGAATGTGTAAAAAGCATAGAAAATATAAAGAGTTTTAACTATGTTTTAGAACTTCAGGATTTAAGACAGAATATGATTTTAAATCTTTATACCGACATAGTTAAAATTTCGTCTGAAATTTTAAACAGCAGAAAAATAAATGTGGCATGTATGCTTGAATTTTTTGCAACAGCCTATAACGAAGAGGAAACAGATTTTATAAGTAAAATAGAAGAAGACGATATAAAATTTTATACTAAGGAAATAAGCACCTTAAAACTTATTGACTGTTTTGAAAAAAAGATTTCATTAAATGAGAATATTGAAGTTCCGTCAGGAAAAATGAGCATTACGGAAATACTTAAAATCAAGCCTGAACTTTCCAATAAAGAATTTAAACTTATGAATAATAAATTTGCGCTTCGTACAAACCTTGAGTTTCTTACAATGTACAGAAGCGGGGATGATTTAGAAGAGATAGAGTGTATAAATTTAGGAATTCCTGTAAATGAAATTATAGATTGCGACTGTATAAAAGAAGACTTATTGTCAGATTTTGATGTTGAAGTTTGCAACTTAAATTATATTTTAAAAGAAAACAGCGATAACGAAAAAAGAATAATACAAGTGTGTTGTGATTTGCTTGTTTGTGGCAAAATCTACGAAATGATGACCATAAGACCGATAGTGGATGCATACAGTTTAACCAATAACCTTAAATTAGAAAAAGCACCATACGACTATGATTTGATTTTATGCGACACATCAGGTCAGTTTTCTACAAAGGACAGTTTTACCCTAAAATCAAAAGGCGACATTCAAAAAATACTGTTTTTAGACATTAAGCCTGAAATTAAAAAGTTAACCAATATAAATCAGATTGCAGGAATAAAAGGGGATATACATGTAACTGTTTTATATATGTCAACCGATAATAAGATGTATTTTGAAAAGGCAATGCTTAATATGGAGCAGAATATACCTTTAAATGACAAAACGGAAAACTCGGTATGTGATTTAAAACTTTTATTAGATTCTCATTCTTACAATATCCTTTCGGATAATGTTATAGAGTTAAGAATTAATTTTAATTACAGAATAACTGCCAAAAAAAGTATTTCTCAGGAAATAATTAAAAATATTGATATAGAAGAAGCATCAGGGCAAAGTATGGGGCAGGGAATAAAAGTATTCTTCTGTTCAGGAGATGAAAAACTCTGGGATATTGCAAAAAAATATAAAACAACAGTTGATGATATTCTTATAGTAAACAATATGGAAAATTGCAACGAAGTAAAAAAAGGAATGAAATTACTAATTCCATAG
- a CDS encoding stage II sporulation protein P, whose translation MKTTRTYIISLRKIASYFLITVLSFLLILSAFFSLKKEEFLDKIISYPLNKSIISENFPLIFDYTNKENNISFVKVLSILLNEDISNPGAIFSDKISFIHSVKSYLQSEYLNIDESNNYYLPKIIKEFFESSKKDSENIKYNPATETTVKSINEKGNYLDKKGIRIDNKTSYNINLDSLYNEDFFIKNTDGLPQVLIVHTHGSESYNPTDRSEDVNKNIVLVGKEMKNIFAENGINVIHSEKMHDIPKFNNSYKNSLETINYYLDKYPSINIVLDIHRDAMITDKGEVFKVVNTFNDVKASQVMFVVGTNSGGLKHDNWKTNLKFAIHCQERLNALFPNIARPINIRGERFNQHATNGSLIIEIGTNGNTMEESLISGKITAQAISDVIKNFTK comes from the coding sequence ATGAAAACTACAAGAACTTATATAATAAGTCTTAGAAAAATAGCATCTTATTTTTTAATAACAGTTTTATCATTTTTACTGATACTAAGCGCATTTTTTAGTTTAAAAAAGGAAGAGTTTCTGGATAAGATTATAAGTTATCCGTTAAATAAGTCTATAATATCTGAGAATTTTCCTCTTATTTTTGACTATACAAATAAAGAAAATAATATTTCGTTTGTAAAGGTTTTAAGTATTTTATTAAATGAAGATATATCTAACCCAGGAGCAATATTTTCAGATAAAATAAGTTTTATACATAGCGTAAAAAGTTATTTGCAAAGTGAATATTTAAATATAGACGAAAGTAATAATTACTATCTTCCTAAAATAATAAAGGAATTTTTTGAAAGCAGTAAAAAGGATAGTGAAAATATAAAGTATAACCCTGCAACTGAAACTACGGTTAAATCAATAAATGAAAAGGGTAATTATCTTGATAAAAAGGGAATAAGAATAGATAATAAAACATCCTATAATATAAATCTTGACAGTTTGTATAACGAAGATTTTTTTATTAAAAATACTGATGGATTACCACAGGTGTTGATAGTTCATACTCACGGAAGCGAAAGTTATAATCCTACAGACAGAAGCGAAGATGTAAATAAAAATATCGTGTTAGTCGGTAAAGAAATGAAAAATATCTTTGCCGAGAACGGAATAAATGTAATTCACTCGGAAAAAATGCATGATATTCCTAAATTTAATAATTCTTATAAAAATTCTTTAGAAACAATAAACTATTATCTTGATAAATATCCGTCAATAAATATAGTGCTTGATATACACAGAGATGCAATGATAACGGATAAAGGGGAAGTGTTTAAAGTAGTCAATACTTTTAATGATGTAAAAGCATCTCAGGTTATGTTTGTTGTAGGAACAAACAGTGGCGGCTTAAAACACGATAACTGGAAGACTAACCTTAAGTTTGCAATTCACTGTCAGGAAAGGTTAAATGCCTTATTCCCTAATATTGCAAGACCTATCAATATAAGAGGCGAAAGGTTTAATCAACATGCAACAAACGGGTCTTTAATAATAGAAATCGGCACAAACGGAAATACAATGGAAGAATCTTTAATTTCAGGAAAAATCACTGCACAGGCAATATCTGATGTTATTAAAAATTTTACAAAATAA
- a CDS encoding N-acetylmuramoyl-L-alanine amidase: MIYVFGKKNCILVGSLVILFVLISVTYNSVLKSTCANIISNTIIIDPGHGGEDSGALGITGVKEKDLNLNISIKLKEELLKRGFNVIMTRDTDTMLNDRMPKRRKFQI; this comes from the coding sequence ATGATATATGTGTTTGGAAAGAAAAATTGTATATTAGTAGGTTCGTTAGTAATACTCTTTGTTTTAATATCTGTAACCTATAACAGTGTTTTAAAAAGCACTTGCGCAAATATTATATCAAATACAATTATAATTGATCCAGGGCATGGTGGAGAAGACAGTGGTGCATTAGGAATTACCGGTGTAAAAGAAAAAGATTTAAATCTTAATATTTCAATAAAATTAAAGGAAGAACTATTAAAAAGAGGCTTTAATGTTATTATGACAAGGGATACAGACACAATGTTAAATGACAGGATGCCAAAAAGAAGAAAATTTCAGATTTAA